From Brienomyrus brachyistius isolate T26 unplaced genomic scaffold, BBRACH_0.4 scaffold96, whole genome shotgun sequence:
aggcagAGCCTGCATGTCAGTTAcagccgaacaaaactacagctaaaagcggccctggaGACCacattgtttgtccgttattaGCGAAATACCATTAaatgcgagtccgctatatccgatgcttttcctgcatgttcttaaaggcgcacggcaGGGACCAGCGGACCTTGTCCGTtgtagacgatattccgttataagcgagtctactataacgggattttactgtagtgtatatgtatgcatgtatgtacagCAAACACATTAcatttcactgtatcctatgAGAACTCTCCTAACAAATTCTGCAACGCAGTACACCAACTGGAATATTAAGCAATACGAGCAAGTCTTCACAACTAGCTAAGGGATTTAATGAAAACTAATCATTATAAGGCTTTAAAATTGATTATAGTTGAGGATTTTCCATTGCTTATTCTGTTTATTTATCACACTACTCATCTTGTAGTacgtttgaatttaaaatgaagaATTTTGATACTGTGTATCAAACTCACTGTTTTCTTCTTGTCTGTCTGCTTTTTGTAAATGAAAAAGCATTTATCATTACACCTTTCTCAATATACATTAATCAGAGGGAGTGATATTATAGACAGGAACAGAAGTTGTGAGATGctgacagtggtgaaataatTCTGGAATAAGGAAGAATACAAGTATTGGTTGGCTGAGTGACACCATACTGACTACTGAAAACCAGAAGTATCAGGCAATGGTATATTTATACCAGTAAATACGCTCCCAGGAACTGGCACCATGACTAATTTACAACAGTATGAAGACCAACTgttacttattattattatttttaggaGAAACAACAATCTTCAATACAAAGATATACTAAAAAAAATTACTTGTTTAATTGTCAAAATCATAAATTATAAATGTTACCCAAGCATTTTGGTCTGCAATTttatttcaggaaaaaaaaacaagaaattttCCTTAATTTGTCATAATTTACATCATTGTCGTCTTATTCGGTGCACCATGCAATTATAATACCTGGGTATCACATCTGAAGTATCACAAAAGAGTGAATTAGGATAAATACAAAAGGATGGATTTCACGTATGGAGGAAGGTAATAATACGGACCAGACAGAGCAAAATATTTtgataaaataaacaaacacatcaTCAATCTTATTGGTGTCCTGAATGCTTTCtctgtttattgttatttaatttTGAACTTTTGCAAGAATTGTAGACTTCGAAATGCACCCCAATTTTATTAGAAAACAATGGTGAATGAACCTGACTGTGTGTGACATCTTCACCCATAATAGTGGCACCAAGAAGTCCGTGACCTTCTGCTGTAAATGCTCACTTGCTTAAATCCTTTAGGTACTGGATGCCTTTGTTGGTATATTCACACGCTTTGGTGGGGGCGATCGAAAGTGTGCTTATGGACTTCTGCACTCCTAAAGACAACATATCGGGGGGAAAGAATGTAGAGTAATACTTTATATGAGCCACGTCTATAAAAATCTATGAATAAAGTTACCAAACATAGAATTTAATCTGCGCAGTTCAGCTTTCTATATATTCATCATACATGTCAAGTAATAATGGCCAAATGAAGTTTCAGAAACCAACTGATGTATTTCCTGACACTACAAGATGATGCTCTCAATACAAAGGGCTCAATTCATGCCCCAAcacaaaccaagagcaccatctagtgatgtcaaaaaatacagaaaatgattcaggaagcttcatttggccttCACTAACTTAAAGCGTCCCTACTCCGTCAATGCTAATAGCCTTTCTGATGCTCTTACCGAAGTTCCACGTTTCCGTAGGGGAGAAGTCTATTTTAGGAGGAGCGGGAAGCTGAAACACATATAAACCAAACAGCAGCTAAATTGTACAAACCCAGCAGATGCGGTCACCAACATAACATTATTTTACACAAAAGTATAAACAAAGAATATTAGGTCCACATTTTCTGAAATCTTCCCAAATTAAGACTTAATCTTCAATAGGATTGGTTTTCCAATTATGTCAACACAAGTACATTAAAAAGTACTTAATTATAATATCCAAAGTAATacgtccatccattcatccgacCACACTGCGTaaggaagtgcttcctcaaattcattttaaaatgttctcccttcataataaaaaaacacatatcTGATGGCTAAGACACCTTGTTACCAAGGGCAGTCAGAATGGACCAATCTGCATGAGTTTTCAGCACCTTGTTGAATGCATGCTTGGAAGAGTTCAGTGTGTTCTGTTGCCAAATGGGGGTTCTAAATGGTATTAAACTGGtttccctaataaagtggccactgaTAATTTTGgttaaatgtctataatatatttgaTTATAGAGGCAAATTTGCAAAGGCAGATGATTTGTAGCtgagaaacatccatccatccattttccaaacctcttatcctactgggtcgcgggggtccagagcctatcccagaagcaatgggcacgaggcagggaacaacccaggatgggggggccagcccatcgcagggcacactcacgcatcagtcactcacacaggcattcCTATGTGCAatgtagtaactccaattagcctcagtatgattttggactgtgggggagggggaaaccggagtaccccgaggaaaccccacgacaacatggggagaacatgcaaactccacacatgtgacccaggtggagactcgaacccgggtcccagaggtgtgaggcaacagtgctaaccactgcaccaccccagctgagaaataaatttttttaaatgttattaatTTTACTGGAGCATTAAGTCAGTCTATACTGACAGGTGACGGTATGGCACTGCCATCTATAAAAGGCTATACCTGAAAACCGAAGTATTTCATCCACTCCTCCACAGCCGGGGGAATGGCGGCTTTAGCTTTGCTGAGGATTTCAGAACCTTTCTCACTCTCTCCCAGTAAGCCGGAGTCATAGGCGACATAGCAGGCACCCCCAGCCACGGTCACCTTTGTCACCAACCTGTAATACATATGCACAGTATGGAGAACAGAAAATAATATGCTCACATATCGTAAAATAATAGTATACGAAGAGTGTGAACAACTTCACCGTTAAACACTGTACGCATAAGTCCACGTCTAATACTCTTGCACCACTTTTACAATGACAATAAGATGTACTGATGAATTATGCTGcagaatttgctgtttcaaataACCTATTGTTTAAATGGTCACATACAGGATACACCATCGCAGGCTTGCATTGCACCCAAGTCTAAGGGCCGGCTAATATTTCCACATCGCTACGAGGCTGAAATAACCATCATCTTTCAAACAGTAAATGTGAATTTtaataacagcgctgtgtgCTTTAGAAACTGACTAGCTACAAGTTTACTGTAAATGAGACTCGTGAGAATTTCCATATGTACAAGGCGACATCATGTGTTAAAGAGAAAAAGAATGCATACTTACTTTATGAAAGGGAATAGTTTACTAGCCATAATTTCCCCAAAGGAGACACTTACGGCAATATAATAAGTATTACCCTAATATTTTAGAAAACGTGACAAAGACTGAATTTGGGAAAGTTTCTAGCTGGCCAGCAGGAATAATCCACAAGGACAAATCAATGAATGCCCATGGCTGGCTGTCAATAAAGTTTTTACAAAATGACATGTGAACCGGCTGCGGAAAATAGATTTTAAGGAATAGAGCAGCAGATTCGACAGTCAAATTACAaattattgaaatatatttttaaagtgtTGATGTAGTGGAGAGTCTTAATGAGTTCTTTAGCAAACTGACAATCTAAAAAAAATCCGCTAAACTGTCCTGTAATGTATACTCTTGAAGACATTTCTATGCACAGTGCGTTATATCTCAGTCTTTGTATTCAGAAATCACTGTATATACGTATTtggaaataaatgtaaacaacGAACGATGgtattaattaaatatttaatatacagTTTGTTGATAACTAAATATACAGTCTACTTGAAAATTTTGTTAAATGGTTATTTTGTCGTTTAACGTAGTTCTACGTCTCtgattgaaaaaaatatatatacgtaaTGCAactgtaataattttatttgcGTTACCTAATGCTAGGTGCAAAGCAAGCACATTTTTAGGTATGAAACAAGAAAATCTGCGAAATTAAGGCAATTTAGACTATAAAATTACAAATACTAAGGGACACGACATCACCAGCTAAGAGCATAAGCAGACAAAAGTACATATTTGTAAATCGGATTAACTAAATGCGCACTGTATAAAGGGCAGTCAAACACAGGTCAGGTAACAAATGGCAACGGGATAGGGACAATGGCAAAGGTAATGGAGGACCAAGGAGTGGAGTAAAGTGATATGATTAGAATAGTCAAACCTAATCTGTTCTTGACAAAAATCATAATGAACTACATTATCCTGCTTGGTTGCTGTGGTTCTCTATACCAGAAttgtcaactttggtcagctggctggagtgagattttaaaTTTAAGACAAATCTGCTCTcgtatttacatgtatgtaacagttttattgccTTGTAAACAGTCTGTATGATTCGCATCCTAccccaacgcttctgatgtagcttaTTTTAGGTTTGTGATGGAagaatatagatttgctgtaggATTTCTTGTGTGTCAGTCTGAAAGTGTGTGTCACGCCACATGCATGACAGTGGGCAGCCCTGGTACACTGGTCAGACGCATTTTCCTGGTAAAAAATAAGTTgaattctcactgaaggcaagTTCATTTACCACTGATGTACTAGGAGAAATGATGCCTTGAGTGGAAATACCAGTTCATAAATCATGGTATTTTAACTAAGGCAGTTCAGGTTAAGTCATTTTCTTAAGGGTGCTACAGCAAGGTGTCACCTGGGTATTGGAGCAATAACCTTCAAGTTATGAGTCTCATGACCAGAATTGCTATGGTACCACTTTACACCAGTGATTCAGGCAAAAAGGAGATGGGTACCACTGACAGCTGCAGGGTCAGACGTGAAGAAGGAAGTTCCCTCAGAGACGGCAGAAGATCACCATGGTTCAACAACAAAAACACTGTAAATCAAAATTTTGAGGTAGtgtatttaaaataaggggcggcatggtggtgcagtatttTCCCTCAGCCAAACCATATTAttaaaaatggattttttaatttagcttgtaaaacatacatttttaaaatataaaacataccttgggggtggcatggtggtgcagtggtt
This genomic window contains:
- the LOC125727405 gene encoding MICOS complex subunit MIC13-like; amino-acid sequence: MASKLFPFIKLVTKVTVAGGACYVAYDSGLLGESEKGSEILSKAKAAIPPAVEEWMKYFGFQLPAPPKIDFSPTETWNFGVQKSISTLSIAPTKACEYTNKGIQYLKDLSK